The Prunus dulcis chromosome 3, ALMONDv2, whole genome shotgun sequence genome segment TTGAGGGTAATAATAATACAAGAAAAAGATTAACAAATCGTAATGGGACTTGAAAAACTTACTGCTCctctgttttggttttggttcaaTTTCTAAGAAAGTTACGAACTTTTGGCTTTGAGGCTTTGGGTTGAATGTTTGTTACACGCTAAACTCAATTGGGTTCCAATCAAAGTTTGGTACTTTATCAAGTTCGTCAAAAGTCCTTTTAATTAGTCTCTTTTTGTTTCAtcaatgtttttttggttatgtttGACCTTTTTGAGGTTGAATGCATTTTTCTGACACACCCACCTATTTAACAAATGCGAATATTAattactttaaatttattaaattttggtGACTGTGagtattttgatttattttggtGCTGAATTAGATACAATAGACAGAAacagataaataaattaattcctATTAgaagttggttttttttttatgcgaatttctttttggggaTTTGGATTTTACGGGCCTAGGGTTCTCTTTTCATACTTTACTCGTCTATTTTGTGCTTTTTTGTGATTGTAGAAGCTAAGGACTCGCTTGGGTCGTCGGTATTTCCTGATTTTCTCTTCTGGGTTGTTCAAGTTCTTCAAATTCCTCATCTGGGTCGGTGagtttttctgtttctgtgGTCTGAAGTGGTGAATTTTCCCTTGTTCCTTGCCAGGTTCGTTATTTCTCCAGGTTTTCTCATTTGGGTCTCggttattttttcaatttcaacagtttttgggttgaaattcGAGGGCTTTTTTCCAATTTGCTTCCATCAGTAAGCAAAAGTTGGTCGAGTTTGCTCATAGTTTCCATTATAGGTTCTTCCTGTGAGATAGGGTTTGGCTTGTTTTGGGTCCTGGATCTTGTTGCTAGGACCTTCTGTTCTTTGAGTCCATGCTGGCTTTCTGGCGAAATTTTGGTTCTGAGAGTGCTTTGTGAGGAGGGATTTGACCCCTCTTAGTAGATTTGGTTATCCCTCCTTGAATGCTAGCTACAAGTTGAATCAAGTTGGAAATTTGATcaggttggtgtggttggtatCCAAGTCAGGGTCGAAGTTGATGCATGCCCTCAGTGTTATAATCTAGGAGATGTGATGGTTTTCGGGTTTTAATTCTTGGGTGAGCAGCTCGAGCTTCTTTGCTTTGCCAACTCTCTGGGCGCCTGCAGGGAAATAATGAATCATTCTCAGGGAGCTTCAAAGCACACTTGTAGTCTGCTTGTGGTCACTTGTGGGAAAATTTCTGAAGAAAAACCTAACAAGGACACCCTAGATGAGAAGCTCAAATACCCGTTTCCAGAGTTAGTCTCTTCAGGTCGTTTGGAGGTTAGAATTTGCTATTACCATTCTCTTCTGAATTTTAAATATGGAATGTGTTGCGTATACTTTAATTACCAGTATCTTCTTGTTTTTAGCTCATTAAGTGAATTCCTTGTTTCAGTTTAGTTTTGAAATTTACCATATTTGTCACTCTTCTAATGCAGGTTCAAACTCTGACCAAGCCAAGCAAAGAGGAGTTCTGTAAAATGCTTGAATCATATAAGCCAAATCTTGTATACTTGCAAGGAGAACAGCTTGAGAATAATGAAATTGGGTCTCCTGTCTGGGAAGATGTTGATTTGTCGACTGCTGAAGCTATAACTGAGATCTTCAGTGCCACGTTGCCTACAACTGTATGTATTAGATTTCCTGAACTTGCAAAGTCCTTTTTTATGTATGTATGATTTATGCccttgttctttctttcattggaatgaaaaatttattatgtAGTTGGGGAATTgcttcctttattttttatttatctaattATGGCGGCATGCAATTCTTTAACTCTGAGTTACTCATTTGACAAGATATTGAAAAATCAAGAAGTAGGTAATTGGGAAATGTCTTGTGAGGTGTGAGGAGAGTCTGCATTGCATGATTTCTTGTGGTCTGGAAATCTGTATGCAGTTCATTCCCCAATTTTGgtttatgtgatttttttcttctgtttttttctatTGTTCTTTGTAATATCTcgaaaggtttttttttcatgtgacCCAGcttcatttaatatatgtatatatgcagGTTTATTTGGAGGTTCCAAATGGTGAAAATTTGGCAGCGGCACTTCACTCTAAGGTAATTACAGTAAGGCTTATTAAGTATGCTTTCAGGAGTTCACTACCAGGGTTCAGTGAGAAATGGCTAGTTACGGTGTTGAACTTTTGTTTCAGAACTGCAAGccagttttgttattttagttatttattttttggtctgagTAAGcctgttatttattttttgttgaaaattgtGGTTGACTATGTATGTTTCATGTGCAGGGAATTCCTTATGTGATATATTGGAAACatgaattttcttcttatgcAGCTTGCCACTTTCGACATGCATTGCTTTCAGTCGTACAGAGgtacttattttttattaatttttctgaGCATGTGGGTAAAGGATCTCTAGATAGCTTGTTGGATTGGTTATAGAGAAAGAAATGCCATTTTGAAAAGGTTGTGGTTAgcacatgtatatatgtgcaCTACTGTTGTTTAATGTCTATTTAGCGTCACTGGAGATAATGCCATTGATTGGATTATAGGAATTGTACAATTCGCGATGTTAATTGACACATCTTTACGCTACTATATTCTGTACAAACACTAAACAGGCTTGACAATTGCAGTTTTTTGGATTTCAGTTCATCAACTCATACATGGGATGCTTTCCAACTTGCATATGCTTCCTTTAGGCTTTACTGTGTAGAAAACAGCCATGCCATTCCTGCTAACAGACACAAATCTAGTAGTGCTGAGCTGGGGCCATGCCTTCTTGGTGATCGTTTGAAGATCAACGTTGATCCCCCTGAGGCAGATgtggaggaagatgaagaaggtTCCTTGGGTACTCTCCCTGCTATAAAgatacatgatgatgatgtgatCTTGAGGTTTCTTGTTTGTGGGGAGCCTTCCACATTGGTAAGCCCGACTGTACCTCTTTTTACCAGTGTTTAAATACTAATTCTTCATGTAGGAACACATGCACACGAATGCCAGCAAAAACATACCCATCTCCTCATTCATAGACTTATGATGGGCTGACGTATTTTCAGGATGCAAGTTTATTAGAACCTTTGGAGGATGGTCTCAATGCCCTCTTAAACATCGAAGTAAGTGTGATTTCTCCTTAGCCTATTTGCCTTTCATTTTCCTGTAGCTTTATTTTGGGGACGCATTTCGTCATGCCCTGCTGGAGAATGCTTGGTTTGACATATTAAAGTTAGTGAAGAAAAGAGTATTTGTACTGCCTTACGTAACTTGGTTACATTTGTATCTATCCAAAAAATAACTATCTTATTTTTATCTACTACCcttaatatcatcatcatgGTGCAAGGAGTGATCATTTTTCCTCATTTTGTAATTATGTTGCTCCAGATGCGTGGGAGCAAGCTTCATGGCAAGTTTAGGTATGTTGGATCCTGTAAATAATGGATGCTCTTTTATTGTTGCTCGAttggatatttgtaattttttaattgcaTAGTAGTTTCATCATCTTATTGGTTTAAATAACTGTTCATGTGGAGAAAGGATACTGTTGACTTTGTTTACAAGAGAAGCCTTCATGTGTAGGCGTCACcattttcttatgtttttctAAAGTAGGTGTTGAATATTAATGCTTTTTGGCATTTGAAACATCTTCAATACTACATTGAACTTTCAAACTCCCTgttacttttttattattttccccCAAAGATGAATTGTTGTGCAGTTGTGCAGTGTTGTGAATACAATTCATTAATTAATGTTTTTCAATGTGATCAGTGCTCCTCCACCGCCTCTTCAGGCCGGGACATTTTCTCGTGGTGTTGTGACTATGCGATGTGATGTATCAACATGTAGTTCTGCGCACATCTCACTTCTTGTGTCAGGCAGTGCACAAACTTGCTTTGATGATCAGGTAATCCTGAAGGACTTGTCTGGAAAAGTTCTGGTAGTCGGAGCTGTTCAACTTTTACACCTTGTGACCTGTTTATTTTCAGCTTTTGGAGAATCATATAAAGAATGAGGTTATTGAAGAGATTCAACTAGTACGTGCACTGCCCAACAATGAGGGAAACAAAGTACCTCTAGCTGAACCACGGAAGTCTGCTTCAATTGCATGTGGGGCTACTGTATTTGAAATATGCATGAAGGTTCCAGCATGGGCTTCACAGGTTTTTACCTACTTCTTTCCCTGTCTTAAGTCTTTGCTATCATGATATCTGGTAACATTTTAAGAATCTGAAAGAATTGTGTGAATTATGCCcccttttattaattttgactCTACTAGTCACCACTCGCCTGCCCAATCTGCGGTTGTAATCAAATTCATCCCTCTTTTGGTTGGGTATTACAAGAGATTGGGGTGGGCTAACTTGTATAGAAGGCATGAACCTCGTGAAAATGGAGAGTCTGCTTTTATGGCTACCACATCAGTACTTGGGAAGATCTAAGGAGCattctattaaaaaagaaaatttatcttGTTGGCTTTTAGATCGTCTGtgttcagtttttatttaggttgaataaaaaaagaggCAATTTTTCCAGTATTTTATGGAACTGCTGTATTTGCTGCGACTACAATTTCAGGTTTTGAGGCAGCTCGCACCTGATGTTTCCTATCATAGTTTAGTTGCACTTGGCATTGCCAGCATTCAGGGATTACCtgttgcttcttttgaaaaagaagatgCTGAGCgccttcttttcttctgttcAAGTCTGGGAAAAGATAATAAATCGAATGACTTCATTCTCGGCAGCCCTCCTACTTGGTTGAGACCACCTCCTCCTAGTAAGAAGAGATCTCAACCATGCCAAGAGACAAGCCGGGGTTCTAATTACAGCCAGAGGCTTCCAAGTCTAGCTGCTTATAAAATAGACGAAGACAACAAAGAAGCTGGAGCCATGAATGGGGTTAGCACGCCTTTACTTCCACCTAGGCAAAGATTGAAAATAGCTGCAATGAGGCCCATTCCTCATGTTCGTCGTCCTAAAATGACACCCTTTTCTGGAATGTCTGAGTTAGATGGGCACGATGGAGGCCAATTTAAAGCTAATCTACCTCCTGCTCCCCCCACAAAGCTCAATATTGTTGGATTAACTCCAACAACACAACGAAAATCGTACTCAAGCTCTTCACATTCTAAGCAGATTATTTCCTTGAATCCTCTGCCTTTAAAGAAACATGGTTGCGGAAGAAGCCCAATACATTCTTGCTTAGAGGTgagttattttctttcaaaatgtTAAATCAGTTTGTAGGTGTTGAACAAGTTCGAGAGGAACAACCAGCTCTGTttctatatattatacacaGAGTTAAGTAACTATATATGTCCACAAGTAATCAACATATTAGCCCTTCGCATGCTGGAGATTGTTTTCCTCATGTAGGCTGTAACCATGtaataaaaattagtatagATGTagatcataaaataaaataactgtCAAGAAAGAAAGTGGGGTAGTGtatgagaaaatcaaaataaggAATAGCTACTTTTAAAATGGTAGTgggaatttttattattttattatttcaaaattattttcaaaagatGTAATTTTGCTTGGAAAATAAGAATTGGTAAGGTATAAGAGGGGATGTTgtggaataaaaaaaagtggggACATGAAAGGAGTTCCCTTATTACAGTATGAAATTCTTTTGCATGCTATCTCTTCCAATATAATACCTAACTATTGGGGTTTTAATTTcctcctgtttttttttttttgtttttttttttttggttgcaatCACTTGCTTATgattactttttatttatccCTTGAGCAGGAGGAGTTTTTGAAGGATGTAATGCAGTTTCTAATTCTCCGAGGACATAGTCGACTCATTCCTCAAGGTGGACTCGCCGAGTTTCCAGAtgccattctcaatggaaagCGGCTTGACCTCTACAACTTGTATAAAGAGGTGAACTAACCAAATTCCTTGGCCAGGAATTAGGTTTCACTTactgaagaaaatatatagaatttaGTGAAATTTGTTATTGAAGGATGAGGTGTTTGTCAGGTGGTTACAAGGGGAGGCTTTCATGTTGGCAACGGCATCAACTGGAAAGGACAGATCTTCTCAAAGATGCGCAATTACACCATGACCAATAGAATGACTGTATGTCTATAATCTCcctttggttttgtttttaactttGAAATAATTAATGTTTCAAGATTAACGAAGAGGTAGTAAGGTGACTCTGGGCCTACCTGGGAAGGAAAAAGCATAtcctataaataaaaaatgaataggTGGCACCAGAATTGTGAAACAGTTAATTTTGTGTCAGAGTTGTGCTGACTCTGGGCCTGCCTGGGAAGGAAAAAGCATatcctataaataaataaaaatgaatagGTGGGACCATTAGTTCTGTGGCAGAGTAGTGCATCTAGAATGTTTGGGGATTCTTTCCAATTATCTTAGCTCAAATACCAAAAAAGTATGTAATCACTACAGGATGAATAGACCAAGTCACTCCTTTATGTGAAAGGGTTCAGTAGATTGTAACACATCAATTGATACAGGTGAGTATGGTTCTTGTTTTCACAGGGTGTTGGAAATACGCTTAAAAGACATTACGAAACTTACCTCCTAGAATA includes the following:
- the LOC117621375 gene encoding AT-rich interactive domain-containing protein 4 isoform X2, with translation MNHSQGASKHTCSLLVVTCGKISEEKPNKDTLDEKLKYPFPELVSSGRLEVQTLTKPSKEEFCKMLESYKPNLVYLQGEQLENNEIGSPVWEDVDLSTAEAITEIFSATLPTTVYLEVPNGENLAAALHSKGIPYVIYWKHEFSSYAACHFRHALLSVVQSSSTHTWDAFQLAYASFRLYCVENSHAIPANRHKSSSAELGPCLLGDRLKINVDPPEADVEEDEEGSLGTLPAIKIHDDDVILRFLVCGEPSTLDASLLEPLEDGLNALLNIEMRGSKLHGKFSAPPPPLQAGTFSRGVVTMRCDVSTCSSAHISLLVSGSAQTCFDDQLLENHIKNEVIEEIQLVRALPNNEGNKVPLAEPRKSASIACGATVFEICMKVPAWASQVLRQLAPDVSYHSLVALGIASIQGLPVASFEKEDAERLLFFCSSLGKDNKSNDFILGSPPTWLRPPPPSKKRSQPCQETSRGSNYSQRLPSLAAYKIDEDNKEAGAMNGVSTPLLPPRQRLKIAAMRPIPHVRRPKMTPFSGMSELDGHDGGQFKANLPPAPPTKLNIVGLTPTTQRKSYSSSSHSKQIISLNPLPLKKHGCGRSPIHSCLEEEFLKDVMQFLILRGHSRLIPQGGLAEFPDAILNGKRLDLYNLYKEVVTRGGFHVGNGINWKGQIFSKMRNYTMTNRMTGVGNTLKRHYETYLLEYELAHDDVDGECCLLCHSSAAGDWVNCGICGEWAHFGCDRRQGLGAFKDYAKTDGLEYICPHCSISNFKKKPQKIANGFSQGSTVSRPL
- the LOC117621375 gene encoding AT-rich interactive domain-containing protein 4 isoform X1, translating into MNHSQGASKHTCSLLVVTCGKISEEKPNKDTLDEKLKYPFPELVSSGRLEVQTLTKPSKEEFCKMLESYKPNLVYLQGEQLENNEIGSPVWEDVDLSTAEAITEIFSATLPTTVYLEVPNGENLAAALHSKGIPYVIYWKHEFSSYAACHFRHALLSVVQSFLDFSSSTHTWDAFQLAYASFRLYCVENSHAIPANRHKSSSAELGPCLLGDRLKINVDPPEADVEEDEEGSLGTLPAIKIHDDDVILRFLVCGEPSTLDASLLEPLEDGLNALLNIEMRGSKLHGKFSAPPPPLQAGTFSRGVVTMRCDVSTCSSAHISLLVSGSAQTCFDDQLLENHIKNEVIEEIQLVRALPNNEGNKVPLAEPRKSASIACGATVFEICMKVPAWASQVLRQLAPDVSYHSLVALGIASIQGLPVASFEKEDAERLLFFCSSLGKDNKSNDFILGSPPTWLRPPPPSKKRSQPCQETSRGSNYSQRLPSLAAYKIDEDNKEAGAMNGVSTPLLPPRQRLKIAAMRPIPHVRRPKMTPFSGMSELDGHDGGQFKANLPPAPPTKLNIVGLTPTTQRKSYSSSSHSKQIISLNPLPLKKHGCGRSPIHSCLEEEFLKDVMQFLILRGHSRLIPQGGLAEFPDAILNGKRLDLYNLYKEVVTRGGFHVGNGINWKGQIFSKMRNYTMTNRMTGVGNTLKRHYETYLLEYELAHDDVDGECCLLCHSSAAGDWVNCGICGEWAHFGCDRRQGLGAFKDYAKTDGLEYICPHCSISNFKKKPQKIANGFSQGSTVSRPL